A window of the Parabacteroides merdae ATCC 43184 genome harbors these coding sequences:
- a CDS encoding DUF4099 domain-containing protein, with translation MNMNRNIPYIYNVEDIDWPGLKAVGISKEQLEADGNLDLLLQGKESEIIPLRLRTPVISLAMDATFKLVPGDNNRPIMEINGIRQEESPKK, from the coding sequence ATGAATATGAATCGGAACATCCCTTATATCTATAATGTAGAAGACATTGACTGGCCCGGCCTGAAGGCCGTGGGTATCAGCAAGGAGCAACTGGAAGCGGACGGCAACCTTGACCTGTTGTTGCAAGGCAAGGAGTCGGAAATCATCCCGTTGAGACTCCGTACCCCGGTAATCAGCCTGGCCATGGATGCCACATTCAAACTGGTACCCGGTGACAACAACAGGCCAATCATGGAAATCAACGGCATCCGTCAGGAGGAATCTCCAAAGAAATAA
- a CDS encoding DUF3945 domain-containing protein — MAQEKSPNGKPRRTRKPKAVNDAPLVEQITELMMVHNKSDPKAGVQVVSEIDKDGKVKTVPADEKNENSFLKFDKNSSILENFIKNFWSQFKEPTHFRLLRMTFHDYKVNKQAIKDLAEGKKTDAVKEFLKRYEIRPRENKKEQSVNQKEKTAMVDKETQPQEPLQQSEVQQAAQQQQQPQAQQAAQESQGPHYRYNENMVNWEELEKVGISKASLEQQGLLDSMLKGYKTNKLVPLTIHLSGLLTAKLDARLSLIPQQDGQVGLAIHGIRKEPQLERPYFGFNFSEEDKKNLRETGNMGRAVELNLRGSEYTPCLISIDKNTNELVAVRQEHVYIPQEVSGVRLTDEEIRLLKEGQPVKVEGMTSKTGKEFDATLQYSAERRGLEFIFPKNQVFNEKSIGGVPLSPTQIKMLSEGHTILVEDMKFKNRDGAFSAFVTIDQTTGRPNYTRHNPETGEIYIPKEICSVQLTPEDKETLRKGQAVYLENMINRKGEEFSAFVKLDMNTGRTMYSRTPDGFNEQQAPRIPAEVYGHVFTAQEKANLQDGKTLLVEGLKNNGQTFSSYLKVNPYSGQLQYFQENPDIRRDTSRRAAQADTAQGQQQEQKNGAKQAV, encoded by the coding sequence ATGGCACAAGAAAAGAGCCCGAATGGGAAGCCTAGACGAACCCGGAAACCGAAGGCCGTGAACGACGCCCCTTTGGTGGAACAGATCACCGAGCTGATGATGGTTCATAACAAGAGTGACCCGAAAGCCGGTGTACAAGTAGTCAGCGAGATCGACAAGGACGGGAAGGTCAAGACGGTTCCGGCGGACGAGAAGAATGAGAACTCATTCCTGAAATTCGACAAGAACTCGAGCATACTCGAAAACTTCATCAAGAATTTCTGGAGCCAGTTCAAGGAACCTACCCATTTCCGCCTGCTCCGCATGACCTTCCACGACTACAAGGTGAACAAGCAGGCGATCAAGGACCTGGCGGAAGGGAAAAAGACGGACGCAGTGAAGGAGTTCCTCAAACGCTACGAAATCCGTCCGAGAGAAAACAAGAAGGAACAAAGTGTAAACCAAAAAGAAAAAACAGCTATGGTAGACAAAGAGACACAACCGCAGGAACCCCTGCAACAGAGCGAGGTACAGCAGGCGGCACAGCAACAGCAGCAGCCCCAGGCTCAACAGGCAGCGCAGGAGTCACAAGGACCGCATTACCGGTATAATGAGAACATGGTCAACTGGGAGGAGTTGGAAAAGGTCGGAATCTCAAAGGCTTCGCTGGAACAGCAGGGACTCCTTGATTCCATGCTGAAGGGCTACAAGACCAACAAGCTGGTGCCCCTGACAATCCATCTTTCCGGTTTGCTGACAGCCAAACTGGATGCAAGGCTCTCACTCATCCCGCAACAGGATGGACAGGTGGGACTGGCCATTCACGGCATACGCAAGGAACCGCAGTTGGAACGCCCTTATTTCGGATTCAACTTCAGCGAGGAGGACAAGAAGAACCTGCGTGAGACCGGCAACATGGGACGTGCGGTGGAACTCAACCTGCGTGGCAGTGAGTACACCCCCTGCCTGATCTCCATCGACAAGAACACCAACGAGCTGGTCGCCGTCCGGCAGGAGCATGTCTACATCCCGCAGGAAGTGAGCGGGGTAAGACTTACGGACGAGGAGATCAGACTGCTGAAGGAGGGACAACCCGTCAAGGTGGAGGGGATGACCTCCAAGACGGGGAAGGAATTTGACGCCACGCTCCAATACAGCGCCGAGCGCAGGGGGCTGGAGTTCATCTTCCCGAAGAACCAGGTATTCAACGAGAAATCCATCGGGGGCGTACCGCTCTCACCCACCCAGATAAAGATGCTCAGCGAGGGACATACCATCCTGGTCGAGGACATGAAGTTCAAGAACAGGGACGGGGCTTTCTCCGCGTTTGTCACGATAGACCAGACGACAGGACGGCCGAATTACACCCGTCATAATCCGGAAACCGGAGAAATCTATATCCCCAAGGAGATATGCAGCGTGCAACTGACCCCCGAGGATAAGGAAACCTTACGCAAGGGGCAGGCCGTCTATCTGGAAAACATGATCAACCGTAAGGGAGAGGAATTCTCCGCGTTTGTCAAGCTGGACATGAATACCGGCAGGACGATGTACTCACGCACGCCGGACGGGTTCAACGAGCAGCAGGCGCCACGTATCCCGGCGGAGGTTTACGGCCATGTGTTCACGGCGCAGGAAAAGGCAAACCTCCAGGACGGGAAGACCCTCCTTGTCGAAGGGCTGAAAAACAATGGGCAGACGTTCAGCTCCTACCTGAAAGTAAACCCTTATTCCGGGCAGTTGCAGTATTTCCAGGAGAACCCGGATATCCGCAGGGACACTTCCCGTCGTGCGGCACAGGCGGACACCGCCCAAGGCCAGCAGCAGGAACAAAAGAATGGCGCAAAACAAGCGGTATGA
- a CDS encoding tyrosine-type recombinase/integrase yields MATIKLKFRPSTVRGKAGTLCYQLCHRQENRQITTDMRIFPEWWNETKRELVAVPGNERVLTAYRKRAEKEMRDIREIIRELDCSGETYTLLEILNRYRSLPSEPGFLYYMKKEMEALWENGQYGTSRNYRRALNSFSAFLDGDDVPFSLLDSALACRYEAWLWQQKVARNSSSFYMRILRAVYNKAVRQGLALQTFPFREVYTGVARTPKRAVDEETILKLQRIDLSDSPALALSRDMFVFSYCARGMAFVDMAYLKKENVDSGRITYCRHKTGQYLTLHIEPCMAAILERYGRVYPESPYLFPVLTDEQPDQAYRQYRTGLNYHNRKLKRLGKLLGEPLPLSSYTPRHSWATAARNHNVPIAVISAGMGHSSERTTLIYLDSLDNAVIDNANEKILKGLNDTISM; encoded by the coding sequence ATGGCTACCATTAAATTAAAATTCCGTCCATCGACGGTACGGGGTAAGGCCGGCACGCTCTGTTATCAGCTTTGCCACCGTCAGGAGAACAGGCAGATTACCACCGACATGAGGATATTTCCCGAGTGGTGGAATGAGACGAAACGTGAGCTTGTCGCTGTCCCCGGCAATGAGAGGGTCCTGACCGCCTACCGGAAACGGGCGGAAAAGGAGATGCGTGACATCCGTGAGATTATCCGCGAGCTGGACTGTAGCGGAGAAACATACACCTTGTTGGAAATACTCAACCGCTATCGCTCCCTGCCTTCCGAGCCCGGTTTCCTATACTACATGAAAAAAGAGATGGAAGCGCTTTGGGAGAACGGCCAATACGGTACCTCGCGTAATTACCGGCGTGCACTGAACAGCTTTTCCGCTTTCCTGGATGGTGATGACGTTCCTTTCTCATTGTTGGATTCCGCCCTGGCGTGTCGGTATGAGGCATGGCTGTGGCAACAAAAGGTAGCGAGGAACAGCAGCTCGTTCTATATGCGGATTCTGCGTGCCGTCTATAACAAGGCCGTAAGGCAAGGTCTTGCGTTGCAGACTTTCCCGTTTCGTGAGGTTTATACAGGAGTGGCTCGTACACCGAAACGCGCCGTGGATGAGGAAACCATCCTGAAGCTCCAAAGGATTGACCTCTCGGACTCACCGGCCCTGGCACTTTCCAGGGACATGTTCGTGTTCAGCTATTGTGCCCGTGGAATGGCGTTTGTGGACATGGCATATCTGAAAAAGGAGAATGTGGACAGCGGGCGAATCACCTATTGTCGTCATAAGACAGGCCAATACCTGACACTCCATATCGAACCGTGTATGGCGGCGATACTGGAACGATATGGGCGGGTTTATCCGGAAAGTCCATATCTTTTCCCCGTCCTTACAGATGAACAGCCGGATCAGGCTTACCGGCAATATCGGACCGGATTGAACTACCATAACCGAAAGTTGAAACGGTTGGGCAAATTGCTTGGCGAACCATTACCTTTGTCCTCATATACGCCTCGCCACAGCTGGGCTACCGCCGCACGCAACCACAACGTACCGATTGCCGTCATCAGTGCGGGGATGGGACACAGCAGCGAAAGGAC